One segment of Polaribacter huanghezhanensis DNA contains the following:
- a CDS encoding T9SS type A sorting domain-containing protein gives MKKNYLHQHCWCLIFTLFLFFKVNAQSTGDIAFVGFNTDGDKDFAIVALADIAANTTIYFTDDETTGVGSPSALAGSEGTITWDSGYNIIKAGTFIVFTDLNSDANLAFGASIGTITRSGAFNLSGSKDGIIAFIGTDSSTPTTYIAALQIGNDNTHLGPFDGDGITLTNTNLVIGTSIIVVDNSASPSGGFYNGSRSNQTSYVAYYTLLSDTTNWTTTTVDGETLLPFSHEAFTINSTTWTGATSSVWSLPGNWNNGIPTSSSLISIPNVATSPIISSGTTALAGNLTIDASETLTINSANSLSVKGLLTITGDLTINSGGSLIVNGTSAGNLTYNVNVTDTNWHLASSPVAGEQYDDAWNTANSINVSGAGLNDAVSTYDNTTSASGSWNYFQTGGTATTFNQGQGYSLKRTAAGNYGFIGTFPTSNILLTISQGFGAINKWNFVGNPFPSYIKVSELIAVNTANLTDTHEFVYVWNGANYIALAGTDYIHPGQGFFVNAANSNANNFSIPESLQSHQTGSTFYKEASNPTINVFVNDQDNNQKFTEIKYEDISTKALDPGFDAGTFTGQATYFSLYSHLVSNSDGVDFMLQSLPKDDYENTIIPLGLNADARKEITFSIKHQNLPNGLMVFIEDTEKKTITRLDESSSNYTITLDTKSNGIGRFFLRTSTTDVRKTLVVDDFNLDQISMYLSSERTLRIAGLKSGSAALTIFNILGEKVVHKNLKSRSTLDVILSNSIKQGIYIVKLETEKGSINKKIFLN, from the coding sequence ATGAAAAAGAATTACTTACACCAGCATTGCTGGTGTCTAATTTTTACCTTATTTTTATTTTTTAAAGTCAACGCGCAGTCAACTGGTGATATTGCTTTTGTTGGATTTAATACAGATGGTGATAAAGACTTTGCAATTGTTGCTTTAGCTGATATAGCCGCAAATACTACTATTTATTTTACAGATGATGAAACTACAGGAGTTGGTTCCCCTAGCGCTTTAGCAGGAAGCGAAGGCACAATAACATGGGATTCAGGCTATAACATTATAAAGGCAGGGACTTTTATTGTTTTTACAGATTTAAATAGTGATGCAAATCTAGCTTTTGGAGCTTCAATTGGAACAATAACCAGAAGTGGTGCGTTTAACCTATCAGGAAGTAAAGACGGAATAATTGCTTTTATAGGTACTGATTCTAGTACACCAACTACTTATATTGCCGCTTTACAAATTGGAAATGACAACACCCACCTTGGTCCTTTCGATGGTGATGGAATTACTCTTACAAACACAAATTTAGTTATTGGAACTTCTATAATTGTAGTTGATAATAGTGCTTCTCCTAGTGGTGGATTTTATAACGGCTCAAGATCTAATCAAACTTCATACGTTGCTTATTATACTCTATTAAGCGATACTACTAATTGGACTACGACTACTGTAGATGGCGAAACACTACTTCCTTTTTCACATGAAGCATTTACAATAAACTCCACTACTTGGACAGGTGCAACTAGTTCTGTATGGAGTTTACCTGGAAACTGGAACAATGGTATCCCAACAAGCTCCTCACTAATTTCAATTCCTAATGTTGCAACATCACCAATTATTAGTTCTGGAACGACAGCTCTTGCAGGCAACTTAACAATTGATGCTAGTGAAACCTTAACCATCAATTCAGCAAACTCACTAAGTGTTAAAGGTTTATTAACTATAACTGGAGATTTAACAATAAACAGCGGAGGTTCTTTAATTGTAAATGGAACCTCTGCAGGTAATTTAACTTATAATGTAAACGTTACTGACACAAATTGGCACTTGGCTTCTTCTCCTGTTGCAGGAGAACAATATGATGATGCTTGGAATACTGCAAATTCTATTAATGTTTCTGGAGCTGGGCTTAATGATGCTGTAAGCACTTATGACAATACTACTTCTGCAAGTGGAAGCTGGAACTATTTTCAAACTGGTGGAACAGCAACAACTTTTAATCAAGGGCAAGGCTATTCTTTAAAAAGAACTGCAGCGGGTAATTATGGTTTTATTGGAACATTTCCAACTTCAAATATTCTACTTACAATTTCACAAGGTTTTGGAGCAATAAACAAATGGAATTTTGTTGGAAATCCATTTCCATCTTATATAAAAGTAAGTGAATTAATTGCTGTCAATACTGCAAATCTAACTGATACTCATGAGTTTGTCTATGTTTGGAATGGCGCCAATTATATTGCTTTGGCTGGAACAGATTATATTCACCCTGGTCAAGGGTTTTTTGTGAATGCAGCCAATTCAAATGCAAATAATTTTTCAATTCCAGAGTCTTTGCAAAGTCATCAAACAGGAAGTACTTTTTATAAAGAAGCAAGCAATCCAACCATAAACGTTTTTGTAAATGATCAAGATAACAATCAGAAATTTACAGAAATTAAATATGAAGATATTTCTACCAAAGCATTAGATCCTGGATTTGATGCTGGTACTTTTACTGGACAAGCTACCTATTTTAGTCTTTATTCTCATTTAGTCTCTAATAGTGATGGAGTTGATTTTATGTTGCAATCTTTACCAAAAGACGATTATGAAAACACCATCATCCCTTTAGGGTTAAATGCTGATGCCAGAAAAGAAATTACTTTTTCGATCAAGCATCAAAATTTACCAAATGGGTTGATGGTTTTTATTGAAGATACAGAAAAGAAAACGATTACTCGTTTAGATGAAAGCAGCAGCAATTATACAATTACATTAGATACTAAAAGTAATGGAATTGGACGATTTTTCTTAAGGACATCAACAACAGATGTAAGAAAAACTTTAGTTGTTGATGATTTCAACTTAGATCAGATAAGTATGTATTTAAGTTCAGAACGTACGTTAAGAATCGCTGGGCTAAAAAGCGGTAGCGCTGCACTAACTATTTTTAATATTTTAGGTG